In Scleropages formosus chromosome 10, fSclFor1.1, whole genome shotgun sequence, a single genomic region encodes these proteins:
- the trim59 gene encoding tripartite motif-containing protein 59 gives MDNLEEDLTCSVCYSLFSDPRVLPCSHTFCRACLESVLQVSGNFSIWRPLRIPLKCPNCRSMVELPPSGVDALPINVSLRAIIEKFQRDSQPRLPTCVEHPRQPLNVYCVQDRKLICGFCLTVGQHQGHTIDDLQTAYIKERETPARLIEQLTDKRWTEVCALAEQLEQEKARCESLLQQDRDAVSQFFQGIDRILARKKAAFMEALDKANAELSRIYDPLIDELKDMKEEQLDLISYSSAVETEDSPLAFLEKVHLFQERVEALSKAPLPRVKAVCIHPRAGRFLEERWAGMTIADLEQGQIPHISCCSEGCCRKEAASRSWSPEWPAAPSPVAALLVLLLLSFVLLGFSFSYPFTFGLPQLNQLLQAFVHGLSGNVCVLKETLWCWQSTLGDTILRCRILLSSLGETTTNYVGSIYRMF, from the coding sequence ATGGATAACCTTGAGGAGGACCtcacctgctctgtgtgttACTCGCTGTTCTCCGACCCACGCGTGTTGCCCTGCTCCCACACCTTCTGCAGGGCCTGTCTGGAGAGCGTCCTACAGGTGTCCGGCAACTTCTCCATCTGGCGCCCGCTGCGCATCCCTCTCAAGTGCCCTAACTGTCGCAGCATGGTGGAGCTGCCACCCTCTGGGGTGGACGCCCTGCCCATCAACGTCTCACTGCGTGCCATCATCGAGAAGTTCCAGCGCGACAGCCAACCGCGCCTGCCAACCTGCGTCGAACATCCCCGGCAGCCGCTTAACGTCTACTGCGTCCAGGACCGCAAGCTCATCTGTGGCTTCTGCCTGACCGTCGGACAGCACCAGGGCCACACCATCGATGACCTCCAGACAGCCTACATAAAGGAGCGTGAAACTCCTGCCCGCCTCATTGAGCAGCTGACGGACAAGCGCTGGACCGAGGTGTGTGCGCTGGCGGAGCAGCTTGAGCAGGAGAAGGCTCGTTGCGAGAGTCTGTTGCAGCAGGACCGCGATGCCGTCAGCCAGTTCTTCCAGGGAATAGACCGAATCCTGGCTCGCAAGAAAGCAGCCTTCATGGAGGCGCTGGACAAGGCCAACGCGGAGCTTTCGCGCATCTACGACCCACTCATCGATGAGCTGAAGGACATGAAGGAGGAGCAACTGGACCTCATCTCTTACAGCTCTGCCGTCGAGACCGAGGACTCGCCGCTGGCCTTTCTCGAGAAGGTCCATCTCTTCCAGGAGAGGGTGGAGGCCCTCAGCAAGGCGCCCCTTCCCAGGGTGAAGGCTGTCTGCATCCACCCTCGAGCAGGACGCTTCTTGGAAGAGCGCTGGGCCGGCATGACCATCGCCGACCTGGAGCAGGGCCAGATCCCGCACATCAGCTGCTGCTCGGAGGGGTGTTGCCGAAAAGAGGCCGCGTCCCGCAGCTGGAGCCCGGAGTGGCCTGCTGCCCCCAGCCCTGTAGCCGCACTCCTGGTGCTGCTCCTTTTGTCATTCGTGCTGCTGGGCTTCAGTTTCTCGTACCCTTTCACCTTCGGCCTTCCTCAGCTGAATCAGCTGCTGCAGGCATTTGTCCACGGACTGAGTGGCAACGTCTGCGTGCTCAAAGAGACCTTGTGGTGCTGGCAGTCCACGCTGGGTGACACCATCCTCAGGTGTAGGATCCTCCTTTCCTCTCTTGGAGAAACGACGACTAATTACGTGGGCTCCATCTACAGGATGTTTTGA